The Acidobacteriota bacterium DNA window ACGTCCTTCCGCAGGCGCAAGCGTTCGACAAAAGGAGACGGAGTGAGCGTCCCGTCGGCACCGTAGAGGTGCCAAGACAACTCCACCACGGGCGCGCTCGACAGAAGTTGTGCAAACAGGTAGCGCTCCTCGTCAGCGCTCCGCCCCTTGACCGGCATTTCAGGCAGCACATCGGCTGCGAGCCTCGCGCGAACCGCCTCCGGGAGCATCGGATCTTCGTGAACGACTCGCGGGAAGGCTCCTCGGCTGACGCCACACATCATCAGCCGTTTGAAGGTGCGGGCGCGCGCTTCCACGACCGTCAGGATCTGAACCCCAGCACCACGTCCGCCGATATGCACCTCGCCGGCCCTGAGAAGCCGATCCGCCGCCAGCTTCAGCCACTCTGGCCGAGAAACCTCGAGCTCCGCAGGCAGCTCCCGCCACAGTGCATCGAGACACTCGAGGGCCCGCTCGCGCTTCGGCGAGTCCGCGCTCCAGTCGAGGGCGTCGAGCACTTCGATCGCGTACCGCCGATGGACATGGGAGCGGGCGATGTCCGGCCAGGACGCGAACACCGAAAGGAGCCGGTCTGCCTCTCGTGCCGCACGCTCCAGGGTGACGGCCGGAAGAGCGCGGTGCTCACGTTCTTCGCCCTCCGCTTCCTCTGAAACGGCGATAGGAAGGACGACACCCTTGGCGGGTATCCCGCCGGCAGAGAGCCCCGCAACATCGATCACACGCAACAGGCCGAGGACCCGGAGACCGAGCAGGAGCTCAGTTCGGCCCTGCACATCCCCTCGTGCCTCGATCCAGAGGTCCACATCGGTTCCGTCACCCTTCTGCAGCAGCTCCGCCAGCCGACTCAGATGACGCCTCGGAACGGCACCGGGAATTGTCGCACCGCAGCCTGAAAACGGAATCCCGAGACGGCGGAAGTGACGCCTCAGGGGCAGGATAAAGGTTTCGAGATTTCTGCTCACGACCCCGATGTCTTCCGGCCTGGCACCGGTGGCGATCTCCTGACGCACTCGTTCAGCAATCCACCTCGCTTCAGATTCGATGTCCGAGGCCTCGACAAGCCGCAGCTCGGGCGGGTCGCTGCCGTCCCTGTCCGTAACCTCGTCGAGGTGGGCAAGCCGCTCGTCGATGCGGCTGAGGAACGCGGATCCCGAGTCCTCTCGAGCCGGTTCGGCAGGATCCGGCGGCCGGTCGAGGATCACGATCCCCCGGTGAATCCGTAGCAGGGCCAGCAAAAGGTCTGTCGCGACACCAGTGGCGTCTGCAAATCCGTACACGAACAACGCCCTGGCCGGCAATGCATCGGGGCCGCGGGAATGCAGAGCGTCTTCCGCGAGCTGCAGCGCCTGAGTCGACCGCCAGACTCCGAATTCATCGGTATGCTCGAGAACCTCCGCCGCGAGCCGGACCAGCGACCGGGCCCGTTCAAGGCGCTCGGGTGCGACCTCTCCTGCTGCCTCGTCAAGGCGCTCGATCACGCCATCCTCGTTACCAGGCTGGAATCCAGCGTCGAGCAGATCGCGGATCGCTCCGACGATCGAGTCGTACCCGTCGACCAGCTCCCCCAAGGCCGTACGCAGCGAGGGGTGTGCCACGGCGAGGCGACGCACGAGCACCTCGAAGCCCGCATCACCCGCAGGGGCCTCAATTTTCGAACGAGCCAGCACCTCCATCGCCAGGCCGTACAGGGTCTGTACGTTGAGGCCGGCGACACCACCCCGATGGCGCGTGATTGCTCGGATGACGTGATGGCGAAGGCTGCGCGACGGCACGACGACACGCACCGGCAACATGAGGTCGTCGAGGCACGACGCCAGCACATGATCGATCTCCTCGACCAGCCGGCGTTCTGCTGCTCGGGCTCCCTTGCAGGTGATAACGCGGGAAGAGGTCTCGGACGACAGAACCATGTCGAGAGTCCATGGGACCACGGGCTGCAGCCGCTGTCAACGAGGGCGAACCCGCACTATTCGTGAGAGTTCGTCGCGAGAGGCGCAAGGAGCAAGCGTTGTGGCGATCTCGAAAGATGAGCGAGCGGAGGCATACTTGCGGTACGTCGAGCGAACGAATCGAGAAAGCGCCGCCACGCGCAGTGAGTTGGGCCTCGCAGCAAAAACATCGTGAATCGTGCGGGTGAATTTGGCGTCGACGGCGCGGTCGCGTAGCATGGCCCGCAGGGGGCACCATGGCGGGAGCGGAAAGCATCATCATGGATAAGTGGCAGCGGGCCAGGGGCTCGAATTTCGGGCGTTGGCTCTTCAGTCGTGGTGTCGGCCGGTTCGCGCCCTACACGGGAACCATCGGAGCGCGGATCGAGGAGCTCGAACCCGGCCGATCTCTGGTCACCATGCGTGACCGGAAGGCGGTTCGAAATCACCTGAACTCGGTCCACGCCGTGGCTCTCACGAACCTGGTCGAGCTCGCTGGGAGCCTATCGATCATCGCATCACTCCCGCCCGACACGCGTATGATCCCGGTCCGGCTCGAGATCGATTTCGTCAAAAAGGGACGGGGCCTCATGACGGCAGAAGCCAGCTGTGTCATTCCGACCACGAACGAAAAAGCCGAGCTTCCCGCAGCGGTGGTGATCCGCGACCAGGTGGGCGAAGACGTGGCACGCGGACGGGTCACGGTGGTTATCGGGCCGACGGATTGAGCCTCATCGACACCGCCCTCACCAAAACCCTCGGGATCGATTATCCGATCGTCGGCGGCGCGATGTATCCGTGTTCGAACCCGGAACTCGTGGCCGCGGTCTCCGAAGCCGGCGGCATCGGCGTCCTTCAGCCATTGACCCTGGTGCACGTCCACGGTCTCGATTTCCGCGAGGGCGTCCGCCGCATCAAGAGCCTGACCGGAAAACCGATCGGGATGAATGTCATCAACGAGAAGAGCGCTGCGAAGTACCTCGAACGCATGAGTCACTGGCTCGACGTCGCTCTCGAGGAAGGGATTCGCTTCTTCGTCTCGTCTCTCGGCAACCCTCGCTGGATCGTCGATCGGGTGGCGCCAGCAGGAGGCGTCGTCTTTCACGACGTGACCGAGCGGAAGTGGGCCGTAAAGGCCGCCGACGCCGGGGTGAACGGGCTGATAGCCGTCAACAACCGGGCCGGGGGGCACACCGGCTCCCGATCAGCTGAAGATCTGCTCGAGGAGGTCGCAGAGTTCGACCTTCCGGTCGTCTGCGCGGGCGGTGTCGGCGATGCAGAGTCGTTCCGCCACGCCCTCGAGCTCGGTTACGTCGGCGTGCAAATGGGCACCCGCCTGATCGCGACCAAGGAGTGCTCCTCGCCCGCAGAGTACAAAGAGGCCATCGTTTCCGCCGACGCGGCAGACATTGTCGCGACTACTCGAATCACGGGCGTGCCGGTGTCGGTCATCCGAACGCCGTACGTTGAACAGATGGGTACCGACGCGGGTCCGATCGCACGGCGGCTTCTCGCCCACCCCCGCACCAAGCACTGGATGCGCGGGATCTTCATGTTCCGATTCGGCAAACGACTCAGGGATAACATGCACCACGGGATGTCCCACCGCGACTACTACCTCGCCGGCAAGAGCGTTGCTGGTGTCCTCGAGGTCGAGACTGTCGCCACGATAGTGGAGAGATTTGTAGGAGCGGCGAAGGATTGATAATCGATGTTCGATACTGGATGCTGGATGCTCGATGCTGGATGCTGGATCCGCCCGCCCATCCGTCGAGAATCGAGTATCGAGAATCGAGATCCTTTCGGGCATTTTCACACCCGCAGCGCGCGGGAATTCCGAATTCCTAACTCCTAATTTCTAATTCCGAATTCCTCATTCGATCGTAATCGGCGGCATCCAGACCACACCTGGCGTCGAGATCGACCCGGTGGCAATAAACTGTTCGAGGACCTCGAGCCGCTTTTCGAGCGCGGCTCCATCGCCGGAACGCCTCCTCGCCAGCTGCTGCCACCACGGTAGGACCCGCGGGAAATCGACCAGTTGGACTTCGGTGTCGGGATCGATGTCGGCCAGCGTCTTGGCTTCTGCGAGCGCCGTATCAAACCCCCCGAGAACATCGATCAGACCTTTCTCCAGCGCCTGAGGCCCCGTGAACACGCGCCCGCGGCCGATGGCATCGACGGCCTCGGGCGCCATATTACGGCTTTGGGAGACCCGCTCAACGAAATCGTCATAGATGCGATCGAGCATTCCGTCGATCGCCGCCCTCTGGACGTCGG harbors:
- a CDS encoding nitronate monooxygenase, yielding MSLIDTALTKTLGIDYPIVGGAMYPCSNPELVAAVSEAGGIGVLQPLTLVHVHGLDFREGVRRIKSLTGKPIGMNVINEKSAAKYLERMSHWLDVALEEGIRFFVSSLGNPRWIVDRVAPAGGVVFHDVTERKWAVKAADAGVNGLIAVNNRAGGHTGSRSAEDLLEEVAEFDLPVVCAGGVGDAESFRHALELGYVGVQMGTRLIATKECSSPAEYKEAIVSADAADIVATTRITGVPVSVIRTPYVEQMGTDAGPIARRLLAHPRTKHWMRGIFMFRFGKRLRDNMHHGMSHRDYYLAGKSVAGVLEVETVATIVERFVGAAKD
- a CDS encoding DUF4442 domain-containing protein; amino-acid sequence: MAGAESIIMDKWQRARGSNFGRWLFSRGVGRFAPYTGTIGARIEELEPGRSLVTMRDRKAVRNHLNSVHAVALTNLVELAGSLSIIASLPPDTRMIPVRLEIDFVKKGRGLMTAEASCVIPTTNEKAELPAAVVIRDQVGEDVARGRVTVVIGPTD
- a CDS encoding PD-(D/E)XK nuclease family protein translates to MVLSSETSSRVITCKGARAAERRLVEEIDHVLASCLDDLMLPVRVVVPSRSLRHHVIRAITRHRGGVAGLNVQTLYGLAMEVLARSKIEAPAGDAGFEVLVRRLAVAHPSLRTALGELVDGYDSIVGAIRDLLDAGFQPGNEDGVIERLDEAAGEVAPERLERARSLVRLAAEVLEHTDEFGVWRSTQALQLAEDALHSRGPDALPARALFVYGFADATGVATDLLLALLRIHRGIVILDRPPDPAEPAREDSGSAFLSRIDERLAHLDEVTDRDGSDPPELRLVEASDIESEARWIAERVRQEIATGARPEDIGVVSRNLETFILPLRRHFRRLGIPFSGCGATIPGAVPRRHLSRLAELLQKGDGTDVDLWIEARGDVQGRTELLLGLRVLGLLRVIDVAGLSAGGIPAKGVVLPIAVSEEAEGEEREHRALPAVTLERAAREADRLLSVFASWPDIARSHVHRRYAIEVLDALDWSADSPKRERALECLDALWRELPAELEVSRPEWLKLAADRLLRAGEVHIGGRGAGVQILTVVEARARTFKRLMMCGVSRGAFPRVVHEDPMLPEAVRARLAADVLPEMPVKGRSADEERYLFAQLLSSAPVVELSWHLYGADGTLTPSPFVERLRLRKDVDAPETAPRLWPIEDGAPRPRPAYEIAVLAAPTVDRDGFECLLDAAISEDLVRARGGREEIPTDEYAAARADILSAVEQSPASEEPGPWFGLTGSSARQADDPMWVTRLEGTGICPWRAFVQQRLGIFPLPDPHLGLPAIDGLLVGQVVHGVLEKIVLDAIPDRPADLDSAFAGLPVEVPWPAADRFDRLLQREAQRIARREGLSTIGMAPLLAARARQFLALARELEWGSDGVLAGVVAPEVEGAVAIAGVEPPLAFRADRVDVGRSGTDLVDYKAAKPLSTAAGPDTRESHLLDKVAKGRLLQAAAYAAAAPGSSSGGRYVYLKPDDRWDEEMRHVVVRGDDDIVRGVFEEAVRVIAEGRSRGIAFPRLEEANGKNSEHCKYCSVAEACRRDDSGFRRRLVEWMQVEAEAGESDPGAARKLWWLGVEREEDEE